CCTTAATATACCAAACCAAATGGAGGATAAGAAATAATTtctcattcatttttatttgttatttatttttaaaatatttttagctatcactttttaacatattaataaaacataattatttttttctatgttttaccTTCAACATTAAGTACTTATTCTCCAAATCATTTTCCAAACCCTAATACTCCCTCTAAACAACTATAACAATATTTATCCACTTTatgaaatcaataaatttttacACTTACTTTCTAATTTTACCCTTATCATTTACTATTATAGTCATTTCCCCATTACATTTTTTAagacaaaaaatttattatattcaagaGGTGATATaggaaaattacattttttaatatagtttctatagaaatatacaaaaatcaatagtggatgaatatatattaaattttttcttaataggcatgtcaaattaaaccataacaaatgaaaatgaataaagaaaataactaaCCTTACTAATAAATCGTATTCTTATACACTCTACCAACACAGTCACTTAAGCAAACCTACAACTCCATAGTTAATCAATCATAATAACTTGTCTCtttatttgtgtgtgtgttgtCTGTTGAACTACAGTCTGTAGATTGTCCTTCTTTCCTCGGCCTTGACAAGAAAACACTGAAATGATACATGTATCCATCACTCCACCaccaaaaaatatatgaaaaaacaaaGGCTGCCAAATTCCTATATAAACTCCTAAAACAAACCAAGAATCCAAAAGACAAACAGAGAAGCCAAAAAAGAGACTTTCCCTTCTAGTTTTCTGCCAAACATTCATATATCTTTCCTCATTAGTGAAAAACTCCACCTCCTTAACTCACATGTCCACTGAATTTGAGAAACATAAAAGAGTAAACCCCTTACAAAAAAATAACCTTAACTTTCCTTTTTACAACTCCTCCTAGCTTCAAACTCAAATCCCTTTTAGTGTTATCTCCAATTATACTCTAAAAATGGAAGCTTTTCATCATCCCCCTATTAGCTTTCACTTTCCCTATGCTTTTCCTATCCCAACACCAACAACCAATTTTCTTGGAACTccaaattcatcatcaattaatGGAATGATCATCAACACTTGGATGGATAGTAGAATTTGGAGTAGACTTCCACATAGGCTAATTGATAGAATCATTGCTTTTCTACCACCACCTGCTTTCTTTAGAGCTAGAGTTGTGTGTAAGAGATTCTATGGACTTATTTACTCTACACATTTTCTTGAATTGTACTTGCAAGTTTCACCTAAGAGGAACtggttcattttctttaaacaaaAAGTACCAAGAAACAACATTTACAAGAACATGATGAATAGTAGTAATTCAGGAGTTTGTTCTGTTGAAGGTTACTTGTTTGATCCTGATAATCTTTGTTGGTATAGGCTTTCTTTTGCTTTAATCCCACAAGGGTTTTCTCCTGTTTCATCTTCTGGTGGATTAATTTGCTTTGTCTCTGATGAATCTGGATCAAAAAACATTCTTTTATGTAATCCACTTGTGGGATCCATAATTCCCCTGCCTCCAACTTTAAGGCCTAGGCTTTTTCCTTCTATTGGTTTAACTATAACCAACACATCTATTGATATAGCTGTAGCTGGAGATGACTTAATATCACCTTATGCTGTTAAAAACTTAACTACAGAGTCATTTCATATTGATGGTAATGGATTTTACTCAATATGGGGTACAACTTCAACACTTCCAAGATTATGCAGTTTTGAATCAGGCAAAATGGTGCATGTGCAGGGGAGattttattgcatgaattttagTCCTTTTAGTGTGCTTTCTTATGATATAGGGACTAATAACTGGTGCAAGATTCAAGCCCCGATGCGACGATTTCTACGTTCACCGAGCCTTGTTGAA
This window of the Solanum pennellii chromosome 2, SPENNV200 genome carries:
- the LOC107010731 gene encoding protein UNUSUAL FLORAL ORGANS, which gives rise to MEAFHHPPISFHFPYAFPIPTPTTNFLGTPNSSSINGMIINTWMDSRIWSRLPHRLIDRIIAFLPPPAFFRARVVCKRFYGLIYSTHFLELYLQVSPKRNWFIFFKQKVPRNNIYKNMMNSSNSGVCSVEGYLFDPDNLCWYRLSFALIPQGFSPVSSSGGLICFVSDESGSKNILLCNPLVGSIIPLPPTLRPRLFPSIGLTITNTSIDIAVAGDDLISPYAVKNLTTESFHIDGNGFYSIWGTTSTLPRLCSFESGKMVHVQGRFYCMNFSPFSVLSYDIGTNNWCKIQAPMRRFLRSPSLVEGNGKVVLVAAVEKSKLNVPRSLRLWALQDCGTMWLEIERMPQQLYVQFAEVENGQGFNCVGHGEYVVIMIKNNSDKALLFDFCKKRWIWIPPCPFLGNNLDYGGGGGGSSNNYCGEFGVGGGELHGFGYDPRLAAPIGALLDQLTLPFQSFN